In the Telopea speciosissima isolate NSW1024214 ecotype Mountain lineage chromosome 6, Tspe_v1, whole genome shotgun sequence genome, TTTCGTGTAGGATGAGAAGGTCGTAGCCTTTCAAGATATCAATCCTTCCGCATTCAGGTAACAATCTAACCCTTTGATCTTCTAATACTTCTAATTGTTATGGAGCGTTCATTTCTATAATATGTGTTTGTTTATGGGGCAAAATTCGATATCTTTGATAAACATTAGAACAGAAACAGATTCTCTACCATACCGTTCAAACGACCAACCATGCTTTTATTTCTTAAAATGTTTATGGTCAATTAGAATTGATTAAATCCACATCTTTATCTGGGATCAGTTCGGATTTCTTTGGAGTTTTAGTCACTTTGGCGGTTGAGTATATTATTTATCCAAATAGAGCGTATTGACTATCTCTATCTCCAACacaagtttgatggatataatcctattatttcttttctttttttttttttcctacataTTTGTTCTTCATCTGGGTTGGAACAAATTACTAGAATTCGTCCCTACCTATGTATCAGTCGACATTTTTCACAAATTTTACGAACAGAAACCCTTATTTTCATATTTGTTAATCCTTACCTTAATTTCGAATTTAAtccttggaaaaaaaataataagtgtCTTGAAATTTTGAACCGCCTATTAgagtatttctttcttttctttttttttctacataTTTGTTCTTCATCTTATGAATTTTAATTATCTATGTGAGTAATATAACTTGTATATTTATCTTCTTactctttataaaaaaaaaaaaaagaaaagggaaatacTCATGAAGCACAGCCTTCATGCTTTTGATAATTATAGTTCACAGTTTTGGCAAGTTGAGAGCTTCAGCCCATGCCCTAAGCATTTGACAAACATGTCTTGTTTGCTGAAGTCCTTTCTTTCTAAAGCTATAATAAACTGATTTAGAATCTCTCATATAGTTGTATTTAGTTTTCCCTATGAATAATCTATAGCATTGGGTTCTTGTTCCAAGATGTTTGTCCCACTTAGGGACCTTATAATCTCCTTCCACCAACAAGGCTTTGGTAGTATTTAATCCTTCTTCTGTGCCTATAGTGTTTTTACAGTTTACAGTTTTCATTTATATGTATCATACAACTTGAGACTCTGCTTACAAATCTAGAAATGAAAAATGTATATTTGTTTTTACACTATATAGTGAGCATCAAGCTGTTCGCTGGATTTTTCATGTGCCTGTGCCAAATCCAGAACTGCTTTTGCTACAGTCTCATGCAAGTAAATTGAAAACTCTTGGATTTGCCTTCCTCTAAATACTGTAAATCATATACTTTATTACTCTTCACTGGGTTAGAAAACATGATACGACATAGAGCTTTTGGTTTATCTCATCATTTACTGTATGATATAGATATTGCATGgtaattgcttttttttttatgtttatccTTGTTGTTTATGTAAGCAAGTGAAAAGTTTCTTTCCTTAGCTTGATCATTTCTACTTTTATAAACTAATAGGCATTACCTGGTCATTCCTGTGGAGCATATTTCAACAGTCAAAGACCTCCAAAGGAGAATGGACGATTATCAATTGGGTACTGTTTTGAATATAATGAATCTGTACCATTAGTCTATTAACTTTCTTCCACTTAATCTCCAATTTGTATTTCCTCCCTAGTGAGCCATATGTTGGACGTGGGACAAATTCTACTACACAGAGATGCACCAGACTCCAAGCAGTACCGGTATTATATTTTCaagagaatatatatattttcctttattGGGTGCAAATGCGTTTCTTGGATACTATTGTTTCCATTCACTAAGTAGGATTGATTTGATGTGTTGTTGTTGCAAATTGTGTCCTGTGAGTGTAGTATGAGCAAAGGCCCATAGCTTGTTTTGTTGAAGGATTTGTAAATCAATGTTGCTAAACCAACAGCAAATGAGATTCCCATTACTGCACTCTTTGAGTTGAAGGTAGGTGCTTTGGTAGTTCCTTTGTACATTTTCTGGGTGGCTGTTCCTGCTTCATctcatacccccccccccctcccctttattAATTGGATCAGAGGTTTAGGCGAAAGTAGTCAGCATGCAGGGAAGTTTAAAACATACTCCCACAAGGAACATAAAGggaaacaggccttagtagccTGTTTAAGTGAATGTCAGCTGGGTCCACCAGCCAAAACCGTGGGCTAGCTAGTTATTTGCTTTCGAAGTTCTTTTATTAGCTTTTAGTTAATAGTTTAAGTTGTAATAGGACTCCCCCACATTGGAGAGTCctattttggtttttaatttttattcctATTAGATGTACAACTGTCTTTCAGTTTTCCTTGTGGGATACTCAGTTTTTACTCAGTTTTATTTAAAGGCTTGTAGAAGAGCCCCTTGACTTGAGTTTCAGGCAGATCAGATCAGAAGCTCTGATCTGCCAGGGTGAAAATTTTCCCAAATCTGTCCCCTTGTGTTTCCAGATTTGGTTCTTTGCCTTGTGACTTCAATCCAACCATTAAAACCCTGCGGTATTATAGAGTATGGTTAGTCTATTGGTTTGTGAACCCTGGTCAAAATCTGACCTTCATCAGAAAATGTTGACTTTGACCCTACTGTTGACATAAATTCTATTTTGGGGTTTACTTGTGTCTTGTTACACGGGTGTGTAATtctgaacctagggttcatgCTACCTATCCCCCGTCAATTGCAGTGTCGTAGATGCACAGCATGAGATCAAAGTGATTTATAGGACATGGGGATTAAATTTTTCGGTCACTTTtatgattttcctttttttttttcatgtctAGTCTATGAAATTAGGTTTTTCAAGTCATAAAAAGTCAAATGAGAGTCATTTTTGGTGTGACTTGTGAGTAGGAATGCTGTTTAGTACAAAGCATCTCATCTACTTATTTCAAGTTCTACTATCTGTAGATATCGAGTCACCCTGTATATAGAGAGAGGTCATATGTGAGTGCTCAAATTGAATTTTCGGATTTCCATTAAAAACATCGGTGGGTTTCTTTGAAAACTTCTCTGTGCTTGTCTGCGTCAAGTTTTCGGTCCTTTTTCTGCACTGACCTTAccatataaatatcaaattatATATCCCGGGACATGACTTCAATCTGATAATAGAATGTCTTCCTTCACTGAAAGAAAATCAGAGACTTTCGTGATTCCAACTTTCAATGGCCCTTTAAGTTCTGTTGAGGCTGGACCAGCTGGATAACGATTATGAACACAATTCTCTGGGTGAGTGAAATTTCATTACTATGTGAGAATGAAGCAGATTTCAGAAGATCTGCAACAGAACAACTATGGATGTCTGGAATCAGGAGATGAAAAATATGGACATTTAACTCTGGTTGAACCTATTACATTTCCATTTCCTACCTTTCTTTCCCCGCGTCAATTTCCAACTCTCCTATTGCAAAACACTGATTACATATCCAGTATAATCTTGAGCAAAGTTCTTGGAGGAAGGAGAAATGGTAGTGGAGATGTTTGACTGGACAAGGATTTGGGTGGCCACATCTTTGGTTAACTATGGAAATATCCGGCTACTGGTGATTCTCGTCGTAAGCAGTAACCTATAGAAGACTTAATATGGTCCTTAGTTTAGATGTGATGATTCTATTGGCCTTTTACCCAAGAATAGTTACTAATGAACCATAAATTAACAGAAACCAGTTGCACATTTGTGGTTAGAACATGACATATATGTATTactataaatataataaaaaaatccaggGATCTTTGTTGTCTATTTCTGGTGAGCTTCACCCATGTTACCTGTGTTTCTAAGCTTTCTTTACCTTCCGCAGATTTGGCTTTCATCAGCCTCCATTTAATAGTGTTAACCACCTCCATCTCCATTGTTTAGCACTTCCCTTCATACCCGGGTAAGCATTTTGGTTTCTTGTTTTTGGATGACCCAAATTCGATATAAAATTTATGTATATCTATCTGTGTTAACTATTAACTCTTAAAGATCGTGAACAGATGGAAATCTATAAAGTACACTTCTCTAGGACCCTTTGGTGGATTCATCGAGGCTGAGAAGTTGCTGGAGAAGCTAAAGCCAAAAGCATCTAACTAGTTGTAAATATGATAGTGTGACGGTGCTTCTGTAGCTTGTGTAGGCATAAAACTGGACTTTACCCACATTCAAATTGTGAGTTtgttttgagtcttttgacCTGATTCTTGGAAACAGTTGCTTGTGCTAATTATCCAGGCATCAATTAGTTGGCATAAAGAAACTCAGTATTTGAGCTTTGACCGTGAAACCTTGAAATTTTGGCTTTTACTAAATATGAGGTCCTCATATCAGGCAAATCCAGACTTTCTGTCGATGTTTGTCTTCTTATGGTTGCATTGGCATCTACTTGGGCAGCCTGTCACCTTGCAATCTGATCATGGAACAGAATATCTCTACTTTTTGTCACCATCCTCAGTTCAGGTTAGCCTTGCTCAGGACCAGCTATTATTGCCcttctttatatttttattcagagTTACTGAGCACATGAGCTTGGTTTCTCTGACCCTTATGAAGATAGGCTCAAGTAAGAATCTG is a window encoding:
- the LOC122663861 gene encoding bifunctional adenosine 5'-phosphosulfate phosphorylase/adenylylsulfatase HINT4, with amino-acid sequence MAGAGPCLFCQIARSSTSTQLLHSDEKVVAFQDINPSAFRHYLVIPVEHISTVKDLQRRMDDYQLVSHMLDVGQILLHRDAPDSKQYRFGFHQPPFNSVNHLHLHCLALPFIPGWKSIKYTSLGPFGGFIEAEKLLEKLKPKASN